The uncultured Cohaesibacter sp. genome window below encodes:
- a CDS encoding ABC transporter permease has protein sequence MSDTSLASASAKKPDAVSKKGKTPAHQLSPRAKMLRRALRHKGLLFGLFVMSIIVIVAVFAPLISTHDPYAQSLLARMKPPAFMGGTWEHPLGTDALGRDYLARLVYGARISLLIGLIAATISACIGTFMGVMAGYFGGRIDLLVTFFINVRLAMPVVLVALAVVALFGGSLYVVVSVLGLLLWDRFAVVMRAATMQVRKLEYVAAAQVLGASLPRVLFKDILPNVMNHLIVIFTLEMAHAIILEAALSFLGLGVQPPTPSWGLMISEGKEMLLFESWLITIPGVALFFLVLSINMLGDGIRDVTAPEGRN, from the coding sequence ATGTCAGACACCTCCCTCGCCTCGGCCTCGGCCAAAAAACCGGACGCGGTCTCCAAGAAGGGGAAGACCCCGGCCCATCAGCTTTCTCCGCGCGCCAAGATGCTGCGCCGTGCCCTGCGCCACAAGGGGTTGCTGTTTGGCCTGTTCGTGATGTCCATCATCGTGATCGTCGCCGTTTTCGCGCCGCTGATCTCCACCCATGACCCCTATGCGCAGAGCCTTCTGGCCCGCATGAAACCACCAGCCTTCATGGGCGGCACATGGGAGCATCCGCTCGGCACGGACGCGCTTGGTCGCGACTATCTGGCCCGTCTGGTCTATGGCGCCCGCATCTCGCTGCTCATCGGCCTGATCGCCGCCACCATCTCGGCCTGCATCGGCACCTTCATGGGCGTCATGGCTGGCTATTTCGGTGGTCGGATCGACCTTCTCGTCACCTTCTTCATCAACGTGCGCCTCGCCATGCCGGTGGTGCTGGTCGCTCTGGCTGTGGTGGCCCTGTTCGGCGGCTCGCTCTATGTGGTGGTCTCGGTTCTGGGGCTGCTGCTCTGGGATCGCTTCGCCGTGGTCATGCGCGCTGCCACAATGCAGGTCCGCAAGCTCGAGTATGTCGCCGCAGCACAGGTGCTCGGCGCCTCCCTGCCACGGGTGCTGTTCAAGGACATCCTGCCCAACGTGATGAACCATCTCATCGTCATCTTCACGCTGGAGATGGCACACGCCATCATTCTCGAGGCCGCCCTCAGCTTCCTTGGCCTCGGCGTGCAGCCACCAACCCCGTCCTGGGGCCTGATGATCTCCGAAGGCAAGGAAATGCTGCTGTTCGAAAGCTGGCTGATCACCATCCCCGGGGTTGCGCTGTTCTTCCTCGTCCTGTCCATCAACATGCTCGGCGACGGCATTCGCGACGTCACCGCACCGGAGGGCCGCAACTGA
- a CDS encoding ABC transporter permease, translating into MYMYILKRLGLALLVAFTVSAISFSLLFMAGDPAIAIAGENASAEDIQMVNDRYGFDRPIVIQYFEWLGKAATGDLGNSWYFDLPVSDLIADRLGVTMLLGLLGMSFALLLAIPMGVAAAVKPNSLIDRASLFISVVGQAIPSFWFGLILIVVFSIKLGLVPASGSTSWKHFILPTIVLGYYATPAIMRLTRAGMLEVLSADYIRTARAKGLSARKIMFKHALRNAIIPVISLAAVQMGFMLGGSIVVESIFALHGAGFLAWESISRNDLPTMQALILIFSMFYIFFTFLADILNAWMDPRLRIA; encoded by the coding sequence ATGTATATGTATATTCTGAAAAGGCTCGGTCTTGCCCTTTTGGTGGCCTTCACCGTATCGGCAATCAGCTTCAGCCTGCTCTTCATGGCCGGTGATCCTGCGATCGCGATCGCAGGGGAAAACGCCTCCGCCGAAGACATCCAGATGGTCAACGACCGCTATGGATTTGATCGGCCCATCGTCATTCAGTATTTCGAATGGCTCGGCAAGGCTGCAACCGGAGACCTGGGCAACAGCTGGTATTTCGACCTGCCGGTTTCCGACCTCATTGCCGACCGTCTGGGCGTGACCATGCTGCTTGGCCTGCTGGGGATGAGTTTCGCCCTGCTGCTGGCCATACCCATGGGAGTTGCGGCCGCGGTCAAGCCCAACTCCCTCATCGACCGCGCCTCCCTCTTCATCTCGGTCGTCGGTCAGGCCATTCCGTCCTTCTGGTTCGGTCTGATCCTGATCGTCGTCTTCTCGATCAAGCTGGGGCTTGTGCCCGCCTCGGGCTCGACCAGCTGGAAACATTTCATTCTGCCAACCATCGTTCTGGGCTACTACGCCACACCGGCAATCATGCGCCTCACCCGCGCCGGCATGCTTGAGGTGTTGAGCGCGGACTATATCCGCACGGCCCGCGCCAAGGGCCTGAGTGCCCGCAAGATCATGTTCAAGCACGCCCTGCGCAACGCCATCATTCCGGTGATCAGCCTTGCCGCAGTGCAGATGGGCTTCATGCTCGGCGGTTCCATTGTTGTCGAAAGCATCTTCGCGCTGCACGGCGCCGGCTTCCTTGCCTGGGAATCCATTTCCCGCAACGATCTGCCGACCATGCAGGCGCTCATCCTCATCTTCTCGATGTTCTACATCTTCTTCACCTTCCTGGCGGACATCCTGAACGCCTGGATGGATCCACGCCTGCGCATCGCCTGA
- a CDS encoding RidA family protein has protein sequence MANLPFSKVRRSGSTVYLSGEIGFNADGTVPEGIEAQTKNCLEGIKKTLEGEGLSLSNVISCTCYLTDPADFAAFNAVYASYFSDPLPVRTTIGCTLMIDAKVEITVIAEA, from the coding sequence ATGGCAAACCTCCCATTTTCCAAAGTCCGCCGCTCCGGCTCCACCGTTTACCTCTCCGGTGAAATCGGCTTCAACGCAGACGGCACCGTGCCGGAAGGGATCGAAGCTCAGACCAAAAACTGTCTCGAGGGCATCAAGAAGACGCTGGAGGGCGAAGGCCTCTCCCTGTCCAATGTCATCTCCTGCACATGCTATCTGACAGACCCGGCAGACTTTGCTGCCTTCAACGCTGTCTATGCGAGCTATTTCTCCGATCCCCTGCCGGTCCGCACCACAATCGGCTGCACCTTGATGATCGACGCGAAAGTGGAAATTACAGTCATTGCCGAAGCCTGA
- a CDS encoding amidase family protein codes for MVKQSATNPADLGAIEARQLIARKALSPVELASACIERVEAVDHAVNALVARRFDALLDEAKAAEQAVMDGEALGPLHGLPFGVKDMIDVKGLPTTFGSEAFKDNIATRDDAIVAAMRKAGAMPMGKTNNPEWSAGGNTRNRVYGVTANPHDLTRTCAGSSGGSAVSLACGYAPLATGSDTGGSLRNPAAFCGIVGYRPSPGVVPGDTRAAALIPMPTSGPMGRSVADTALMLSVLARPDRKDPYTIITDGKTPWDPASFANLPRVDLSSLRIAVTEDYDFAPTESIIRDHFRAIMPQLAPFFGRVDEKSPKCTDADRIFSVLRGVQFLGIHATLVDTKPHLVGPNVTENVKEGRSYSAEDVAQAMFAQSRYYRDWQAFFEHHDYLISPAVTISPRPWRELFPAEIDGKPTKSYYHWLAMAYASTIPGHPSITIPCGRDANNMPFGLQIVGRRHDDLGVLAVAAELEAIIASIDGLAPTGPDLALLKAADPISQAEGFLNFE; via the coding sequence ATGGTCAAGCAATCCGCAACGAATCCCGCCGATCTCGGCGCAATCGAAGCGCGCCAGCTGATCGCCCGCAAGGCCCTCTCTCCGGTCGAGCTTGCCAGCGCCTGCATCGAGCGGGTCGAAGCGGTTGACCATGCCGTCAATGCCCTCGTCGCCCGCCGCTTTGATGCGCTGCTTGATGAGGCCAAGGCCGCAGAACAGGCTGTCATGGATGGCGAGGCGCTCGGCCCGTTGCACGGCCTGCCTTTTGGCGTCAAGGACATGATCGACGTCAAGGGCCTGCCCACGACCTTCGGCTCAGAAGCGTTCAAGGACAATATCGCCACCCGTGATGACGCCATTGTCGCGGCCATGCGCAAGGCTGGCGCCATGCCGATGGGCAAGACCAACAATCCCGAGTGGAGCGCCGGTGGCAACACCCGCAACCGGGTCTATGGCGTCACCGCCAATCCCCATGACTTGACCCGCACCTGCGCCGGGTCTTCGGGTGGCTCGGCGGTCAGTCTGGCCTGTGGCTACGCGCCATTGGCGACCGGATCGGATACCGGCGGTTCCCTGCGCAACCCGGCGGCCTTTTGTGGCATTGTCGGCTATCGTCCGAGCCCGGGCGTTGTGCCGGGTGATACCCGCGCGGCCGCCCTTATACCGATGCCGACCTCTGGCCCGATGGGGCGCAGCGTGGCCGACACAGCACTCATGCTCTCTGTTCTGGCCCGTCCGGACCGCAAGGACCCCTACACCATCATCACCGATGGCAAGACACCCTGGGACCCGGCCTCCTTTGCCAATCTGCCAAGAGTGGACCTTTCCTCGCTGCGCATCGCAGTGACCGAGGACTACGACTTCGCCCCGACCGAAAGCATCATTCGCGACCATTTCCGCGCGATCATGCCGCAACTTGCCCCCTTCTTCGGGCGGGTCGATGAGAAGAGCCCCAAATGCACAGATGCCGATCGCATATTCTCTGTGCTGCGCGGTGTTCAGTTTTTAGGCATTCATGCGACTTTGGTAGACACAAAGCCCCATCTGGTCGGGCCGAATGTCACCGAGAACGTCAAGGAAGGTCGCAGCTATTCCGCCGAAGATGTGGCGCAGGCGATGTTTGCCCAGAGCCGCTACTATCGTGACTGGCAGGCCTTCTTCGAGCATCACGACTATCTGATTTCGCCAGCGGTGACCATCAGCCCGCGTCCTTGGCGCGAACTGTTCCCGGCGGAAATCGACGGCAAACCGACCAAGAGCTATTACCATTGGCTGGCCATGGCCTATGCCTCCACCATCCCCGGCCATCCATCCATCACCATTCCCTGTGGCCGGGATGCCAACAACATGCCGTTCGGCCTGCAGATCGTCGGACGCCGCCATGATGACCTCGGCGTCCTTGCCGTGGCTGCAGAACTGGAGGCCATTATCGCTTCCATCGACGGCCTGGCGCCAACAGGCCCGGATCTTGCATTGCTCAAGGCGGCTGACCCGATCAGCCAGGCCGAAGGGTTCCTGAATTTCGAATGA
- a CDS encoding M20 family metallopeptidase, translated as MSDRTKALAISASYFDEGGFLSDIKRLVSRPTESQDPRGKPHLMAYLTDEMQPMLEGLGFTCRIFDNPEENAPPIMVAERIEDPALPTVLSYGHGDVIRAQETQWRAGLSPFEMVEEGDRLYGRGAADNKAQHLINIKSMAAVIEAEGKLGFNAKILLEMAEESGSPGLKTFCEQNKDLLAADVLIASDGPRLSSTAPTIFTGSRGGELFDMVVDLREGANHSGNFGGLIADPAIILAHAIASITDARGQIQIPEWRPTSLTPRIREVIAALPPIDTGSIEIDENWGEESLTPQERVLGWNSFAVLAMKSGVPEAPVNAISGYAKATCQLRFVVGTDPDDIIPALRRHLAAKGFDKVEVVKAERHAFPATRLDPDHPWVRFAARSLEASTGTKPHILPNLGGSLPNDCFADVLGLPTIWIPHSYAACSQHAPNEHILKSLSRQALQGMTGLFWDIAAKGAVPAEGE; from the coding sequence ATGAGTGATCGCACCAAGGCTCTGGCCATCAGCGCCAGCTATTTCGACGAGGGAGGCTTTCTCTCGGACATCAAGCGACTGGTCTCCCGCCCGACCGAGAGTCAGGACCCGCGCGGCAAGCCTCATCTCATGGCCTATCTCACCGACGAGATGCAGCCGATGCTGGAAGGGTTGGGCTTCACCTGCAGGATCTTCGACAACCCAGAGGAAAATGCACCGCCGATCATGGTGGCGGAACGGATCGAGGACCCGGCTCTGCCGACGGTTCTGAGCTATGGTCACGGCGATGTCATCCGGGCACAGGAAACCCAGTGGCGCGCAGGCCTCTCCCCCTTCGAGATGGTGGAAGAAGGCGATCGGCTCTACGGCCGCGGCGCTGCCGACAACAAGGCCCAGCATCTGATCAACATCAAGTCCATGGCCGCTGTCATCGAAGCTGAGGGCAAGCTCGGCTTCAACGCCAAGATCCTTCTGGAAATGGCCGAGGAATCCGGTTCTCCGGGGCTCAAGACCTTCTGTGAACAGAACAAGGACCTGCTTGCCGCCGACGTTTTGATCGCCTCCGACGGCCCGCGTCTGTCCTCTACTGCTCCGACCATCTTCACTGGCTCGCGCGGAGGCGAGCTGTTCGACATGGTGGTCGACCTCAGGGAAGGCGCCAACCACTCGGGCAATTTCGGCGGCCTCATCGCCGACCCGGCGATCATTCTGGCGCACGCCATTGCCTCGATCACCGATGCACGCGGCCAGATCCAGATTCCGGAATGGCGCCCCACCAGCCTCACCCCGCGTATCCGGGAAGTGATTGCGGCGCTTCCCCCGATCGATACCGGCTCCATCGAGATCGATGAGAACTGGGGCGAAGAAAGCCTGACACCACAGGAACGGGTGCTGGGATGGAACAGCTTTGCCGTACTGGCCATGAAATCGGGCGTGCCGGAAGCGCCGGTCAACGCCATCTCCGGCTATGCCAAGGCCACCTGCCAGCTACGTTTCGTCGTTGGCACCGACCCGGACGACATCATCCCGGCCCTGCGTCGTCACCTCGCCGCCAAGGGCTTTGACAAGGTCGAAGTCGTCAAGGCCGAACGCCACGCCTTCCCGGCAACCCGGCTTGATCCGGATCACCCGTGGGTGCGCTTTGCCGCCAGGTCCCTTGAAGCCTCGACAGGCACCAAACCGCACATCCTGCCGAACCTCGGCGGATCGCTACCGAACGACTGCTTTGCCGATGTGCTCGGCCTGCCGACCATCTGGATTCCGCACAGCTATGCCGCCTGCAGCCAGCACGCCCCCAACGAGCACATCCTCAAGTCGCTCTCCCGTCAGGCTCTTCAGGGCATGACGGGTCTGTTCTGGGACATCGCGGCCAAGGGCGCGGTGCCCGCGGAAGGAGAATAA
- a CDS encoding gamma-glutamyltransferase codes for MSGSFSRSQTTRKPGVTATSGGVVAAQHALAAEAGAMILAAGGDAVDAAVAVSFAIGVLEPWMSGPMGGGAMMLWRADENKPYALHYGMRSSTSLDPSYYPLSGAGKASDLFPWEAVVEDRNVTGASSIAVPGTVAGAAEAHRRFGKLPWRELLQPAIAHARSGMQVDWYAALIIASAARELAKDKDAAALFLEDGQWPKIFGWTALADIRLDQSAHAATLERLADTGAKDFYSGEIGAALVRDVTDKGGFLTMEDMAGYRPEWQTPLHIPYNGASIWAVPTLTAGPTLSHAMTGWQKAITPAAAPGAKDFAAMAGAMRDAYEDRLTNMGDHESAKAPGCTTHFSIVDKHGNMVAMTQTLLSIFGSKTLSPSTGLMMNNGIMWFDPEPGKANSIAPGKRCLMNVCPVIGEKGEKRFALGASGGRKIMPAVGQIASFLLDYGMSMQDAIEAPRIDVSGGDTVVADERLSAEIMQALSARWPLATAQRIPFPYAFACPAGVLRDGTTNSGTTETFSPWGDGVAELRD; via the coding sequence ATGAGTGGCAGTTTCTCTCGCTCGCAAACGACCCGCAAGCCGGGCGTGACAGCAACAAGTGGCGGCGTTGTCGCTGCACAGCATGCTCTGGCCGCCGAGGCCGGAGCCATGATTCTGGCCGCCGGTGGCGACGCGGTGGACGCAGCCGTAGCCGTGAGTTTCGCCATCGGCGTGCTGGAGCCCTGGATGTCCGGTCCCATGGGGGGCGGCGCCATGATGCTCTGGCGAGCCGACGAGAACAAACCCTATGCCCTACACTATGGCATGCGGTCTTCAACCAGCCTTGATCCGTCCTACTATCCCCTCTCTGGAGCTGGCAAGGCATCGGACCTCTTCCCCTGGGAGGCCGTGGTTGAAGATCGCAATGTCACCGGCGCATCGTCCATTGCCGTGCCCGGCACGGTCGCCGGTGCCGCAGAAGCCCACCGGCGCTTTGGCAAACTGCCATGGCGCGAGCTGCTGCAACCTGCCATCGCCCACGCCAGGTCCGGCATGCAGGTGGACTGGTATGCAGCCCTTATCATCGCTTCGGCAGCCCGCGAACTGGCAAAGGACAAGGACGCCGCAGCGCTGTTCCTTGAAGACGGCCAATGGCCGAAGATCTTCGGCTGGACTGCCCTTGCGGACATCCGCCTCGACCAGTCTGCCCACGCAGCAACCCTTGAGCGTCTGGCAGACACTGGTGCGAAGGATTTCTACAGCGGCGAGATCGGTGCAGCCCTCGTCCGGGACGTGACCGACAAGGGCGGCTTCCTCACCATGGAGGACATGGCGGGTTACCGGCCCGAGTGGCAGACCCCGCTGCACATCCCCTACAACGGAGCCAGCATCTGGGCCGTACCAACATTGACCGCCGGGCCAACCCTTTCCCACGCCATGACCGGCTGGCAGAAGGCCATCACGCCAGCCGCTGCTCCGGGCGCGAAAGACTTTGCCGCCATGGCAGGAGCAATGCGGGACGCCTATGAAGACCGCCTCACCAACATGGGCGATCACGAAAGCGCCAAGGCACCCGGCTGCACCACCCATTTTTCCATCGTCGACAAGCATGGCAACATGGTCGCAATGACCCAGACGCTGCTGTCGATCTTCGGTTCGAAGACCCTTTCCCCGTCCACCGGCCTGATGATGAACAACGGCATCATGTGGTTTGACCCCGAACCGGGCAAAGCCAACTCGATCGCGCCCGGCAAGCGCTGTCTGATGAATGTCTGCCCGGTCATCGGCGAGAAGGGCGAGAAGCGGTTTGCTCTGGGCGCATCGGGCGGCCGCAAGATCATGCCCGCAGTAGGGCAAATCGCCTCTTTCCTGCTTGACTACGGCATGTCGATGCAGGATGCCATAGAAGCTCCCCGCATCGACGTTTCCGGTGGCGACACGGTTGTTGCCGACGAACGCCTTTCAGCCGAGATCATGCAAGCCCTGTCAGCCCGTTGGCCCCTGGCAACGGCCCAGCGCATACCCTTCCCCTACGCCTTTGCCTGCCCGGCGGGCGTATTGCGTGACGGAACCACCAATTCCGGCACCACCGAAACCTTTTCGCCATGGGGTGACGGAGTGGCAGAACTCAGGGATTGA
- a CDS encoding ABC transporter ATP-binding protein, whose protein sequence is MTDPILTIRNLTVDLPEGGDRPHAVENLSVDIAPKEIVCIVGESGSGKSITSFTTMGLLPKALKPSSGEVIFEGRDVLKLSAREHAKLRGSRMAMIFQEPMSALNPCYTVGDQIEEMFEQHTSLSKSERKARTIRLLDEVQLPEPERIYSSYPHQLSGGQRQRIVIAIALALDPALLIADEPTTALDLSTQAQILHLFKELREKHSAGIMFVTHDFDVVAEIADKVVVMKQGVIVEQGTAEEVLNRPKHPYTRKLIDAVPRRTGTVNAHMVEKQKVMEVLDLNKTYHSKGTMFKPARTVHACKDVNFIVHRGETLGIVGESGSGKSTLVKCLIRLEDPDSGSVIIDGSDIAQFTPKLLHPYRKSIQIVFQDPYGSLNPRRTIGDQLVEGPCNFGENRAHAMERAKKLMKIVRLEEDALYRYPAQFSGGQRQRICIARALMVEPEVLIADEAVSALDVSVQKEVLKLLNEIRDEMGLTVLFITHDLRVAAQICDNLVVMQNGEIVERGTVDEVFGAPKHDYTRKLLSAQPGQGWVVPDIAKLPPVDPALLESPMGAF, encoded by the coding sequence ATGACCGACCCTATTCTGACCATCAGGAACCTCACCGTTGATCTGCCAGAAGGCGGCGATCGCCCCCACGCCGTCGAGAATCTCTCGGTCGACATCGCCCCCAAGGAAATCGTCTGCATCGTCGGCGAATCCGGCTCAGGCAAGTCCATCACCTCCTTCACCACCATGGGCCTTCTGCCCAAGGCGTTGAAGCCCTCCTCCGGCGAAGTGATCTTCGAAGGCAGGGACGTGCTCAAGCTGTCAGCCAGGGAACACGCAAAGCTGCGCGGCAGCCGCATGGCGATGATCTTTCAGGAACCCATGAGCGCGCTCAACCCGTGCTACACCGTGGGAGACCAGATCGAGGAGATGTTCGAGCAGCACACCAGTCTTTCCAAGTCAGAGCGCAAGGCCCGGACCATCAGACTGCTCGACGAAGTACAGCTGCCGGAGCCGGAACGGATCTACTCCTCCTATCCGCATCAGCTCTCCGGTGGCCAGCGTCAGCGCATCGTCATCGCCATCGCTCTGGCGCTCGACCCGGCGCTGCTGATTGCCGATGAACCGACCACGGCGCTCGACCTCTCCACCCAGGCCCAGATTCTCCACCTGTTCAAGGAATTGCGCGAGAAGCACTCGGCCGGCATCATGTTCGTGACCCACGATTTCGACGTCGTCGCCGAGATCGCCGACAAGGTTGTCGTCATGAAGCAGGGCGTCATTGTCGAACAGGGCACTGCGGAAGAAGTGCTCAACCGCCCGAAACATCCCTACACCCGCAAGCTGATCGACGCCGTGCCCCGCCGCACCGGCACCGTCAACGCCCACATGGTCGAAAAGCAAAAGGTGATGGAGGTTCTTGACCTCAACAAGACCTACCACTCCAAGGGCACCATGTTCAAACCGGCCCGTACGGTGCATGCCTGCAAGGATGTCAATTTCATCGTCCATCGCGGCGAAACCCTCGGCATCGTCGGCGAATCCGGGTCGGGCAAGTCGACGCTTGTCAAATGCCTCATCCGTCTTGAGGATCCGGACAGTGGCTCCGTCATCATCGACGGCAGCGACATCGCCCAATTCACGCCCAAGCTGCTACACCCCTATCGCAAGAGCATCCAGATCGTCTTTCAGGATCCCTATGGCTCGCTCAACCCGCGCCGCACCATCGGCGACCAGCTGGTGGAAGGTCCGTGCAACTTTGGTGAAAACCGCGCCCATGCCATGGAGCGGGCCAAAAAACTGATGAAGATCGTGCGTCTCGAAGAGGATGCACTCTATCGCTATCCGGCCCAGTTCTCCGGTGGCCAGCGCCAGCGCATCTGCATCGCCCGGGCCCTGATGGTCGAACCGGAAGTGCTCATCGCCGACGAAGCCGTCTCGGCGCTTGACGTGTCCGTGCAGAAGGAAGTGCTCAAGCTGCTCAACGAGATCCGCGATGAAATGGGGCTGACGGTGCTCTTCATCACCCATGACCTGCGCGTTGCAGCCCAGATCTGCGACAATCTCGTGGTCATGCAGAATGGCGAGATCGTCGAGCGCGGCACCGTCGACGAAGTCTTCGGCGCTCCCAAACATGACTACACCAGAAAGCTGCTCTCCGCACAGCCAGGTCAGGGCTGGGTGGTACCCGACATCGCAAAGCTGCCTCCGGTCGACCCGGCCCTGCTTGAGAGCCCGATGGGAGCCTTCTGA
- a CDS encoding sulfite exporter TauE/SafE family protein, producing the protein MAATLTLFAVIAGAGAIAGIISGLLGVGGGIILVPAFYYAFSTLGYQPDQLMQICVATSTGTIIFTSIRSVMAHNKRGAVSFDLIRTWGPFIAVGSIIGVFAAASLRSHELQLIFGCIGIMLGLYMLFGKKDWRLSDHLPGPILSKIYPVIIGFFSALMGIGGGSFTVPLLTAYNVPPHKAVGTSPGFGLMISIPGFITFLTQGWDITGKPPFTVGYVNLPAVVVIVMTTMLTVPLGVRMAHSLSPKQLRIVFAFTILILTGNMLRKALMA; encoded by the coding sequence ATGGCAGCAACACTCACGCTTTTCGCCGTCATCGCCGGAGCCGGTGCCATCGCCGGGATTATTTCCGGTCTCCTCGGGGTCGGCGGCGGCATCATCCTCGTGCCAGCCTTCTACTATGCCTTCTCGACACTCGGCTACCAGCCGGACCAGCTCATGCAGATCTGCGTGGCAACCTCTACGGGCACCATCATATTCACCTCGATCCGATCGGTGATGGCACATAACAAGCGCGGCGCGGTCAGCTTCGATCTGATCCGGACATGGGGACCGTTCATCGCCGTGGGCTCGATCATCGGCGTGTTTGCCGCCGCATCGCTGCGCTCGCACGAACTGCAGTTGATCTTTGGCTGCATCGGCATCATGCTCGGCCTCTACATGCTGTTCGGCAAGAAGGACTGGCGCCTGTCCGACCATTTGCCCGGCCCGATCCTGAGCAAGATCTATCCGGTGATCATCGGCTTCTTCTCGGCCCTGATGGGCATTGGCGGCGGCTCCTTCACGGTACCACTGCTCACCGCCTATAACGTGCCGCCACACAAGGCCGTCGGCACCTCTCCCGGCTTTGGCTTGATGATCTCCATCCCCGGCTTCATCACCTTCCTGACGCAGGGCTGGGACATCACCGGCAAACCGCCCTTCACCGTCGGCTATGTCAACCTGCCCGCCGTCGTGGTCATTGTCATGACAACCATGTTGACGGTGCCGCTGGGTGTGCGCATGGCCCACTCCCTGTCGCCCAAGCAGCTGCGTATCGTCTTTGCTTTCACCATCCTGATTCTCACCGGCAACATGCTGAGAAAGGCGTTGATGGCATGA
- a CDS encoding D-serine ammonia-lyase, producing the protein MTGTPLSAADRVILDNVKKARPSLWCNPAYAPARDDDAQAGLQEAVANWQMLAPLLKALFPELEATNGTIASELIEVDGLRAPLDYQDPAFGRLFVKADHALPVAGSVKARGGIFEVLMTAVNEARASGFLSPTDPITELTSDAAHAFFSERTIAVGSTGNLGLSVGIAARTLGYNAVVHMSSDAKKWKIDRLRRFGVKVKQHRGDYNLAVAAARDAARKDPMVYFVDDEDSELLFTGYSASALELASQLIEAGINIGPDRPLFLYLPCGIGGAPGGIAYGARGVFGANVHCFFAEPVQSPSALLQMMHGPQSPRSVYEFDLTNKTEADGMAVATMSHLVARQMADRLAGVYTVGDDDLMRFVALAYGEANLKLEPSATIGFAGPHFMLETREGQAFCDRHLSAKAMENAIHVVWTTGGSFVPELQFQTFVDKGNALPLPLDLKKEQ; encoded by the coding sequence ATGACGGGCACCCCACTCTCAGCAGCCGACCGTGTCATTCTGGACAACGTCAAGAAGGCCAGACCATCCCTCTGGTGCAATCCTGCCTACGCCCCGGCCCGCGACGATGACGCCCAGGCCGGGCTGCAGGAGGCGGTTGCCAACTGGCAGATGCTGGCGCCGCTGCTCAAGGCCCTGTTCCCCGAGCTTGAGGCCACCAACGGCACCATCGCCTCCGAGCTCATCGAGGTAGACGGTCTGCGCGCCCCGCTCGACTATCAGGATCCGGCCTTCGGCCGACTGTTCGTCAAGGCCGACCACGCACTGCCCGTCGCCGGATCGGTCAAGGCGCGCGGCGGCATTTTCGAAGTGTTGATGACCGCCGTGAACGAGGCCCGCGCCTCGGGCTTTCTTTCGCCCACCGATCCCATCACCGAACTGACCAGCGACGCCGCCCACGCCTTCTTCTCTGAACGCACCATCGCCGTGGGGTCCACCGGCAACCTCGGGCTCAGCGTCGGCATCGCCGCCAGAACCCTTGGCTACAATGCCGTGGTCCATATGTCCTCGGACGCCAAGAAATGGAAGATCGACCGTTTGCGCCGCTTCGGCGTCAAGGTCAAGCAGCACCGCGGCGACTATAATCTGGCGGTTGCCGCCGCCCGTGATGCCGCCCGCAAGGACCCCATGGTCTATTTCGTCGATGACGAGGATTCAGAGCTGCTGTTCACCGGCTACAGCGCCAGCGCGCTGGAACTGGCCAGCCAGCTAATCGAGGCTGGCATCAACATCGGCCCTGATCGACCACTGTTCCTTTATCTTCCCTGCGGCATCGGCGGCGCACCGGGGGGCATTGCCTATGGTGCCAGAGGCGTCTTCGGAGCCAATGTCCATTGCTTCTTTGCCGAACCGGTCCAGTCGCCCTCGGCCCTGCTGCAGATGATGCACGGACCACAAAGCCCCCGCTCCGTGTATGAATTCGACCTCACCAACAAGACCGAAGCCGACGGCATGGCTGTCGCCACCATGTCCCATCTCGTCGCCCGCCAGATGGCAGACCGACTGGCCGGCGTCTACACCGTCGGCGACGATGACCTGATGCGCTTTGTTGCCCTTGCCTATGGCGAGGCCAATCTCAAGCTCGAACCGTCGGCCACCATCGGCTTTGCCGGCCCACACTTCATGCTGGAAACCCGCGAAGGTCAGGCCTTCTGCGACCGGCATCTCTCGGCCAAGGCCATGGAAAACGCCATTCATGTCGTCTGGACAACCGGCGGCTCCTTCGTCCCGGAGCTGCAGTTCCAGACATTCGTGGACAAGGGCAATGCGTTGCCCCTCCCGTTGGATCTCAAGAAGGAACAATAA